From a single Silene latifolia isolate original U9 population chromosome 6, ASM4854445v1, whole genome shotgun sequence genomic region:
- the LOC141586783 gene encoding transcription elongation factor SPT6-like isoform X2: MARKAVVSEDEADFEDQDVEREDDDEDGLDEYEKDDFIVDDVDEEDEEDPGEDGADDGARRKKKKRKKDFQLDEDDLLLLQEANIPVSREAENKFKRLKKVKGEPEVEHSGFCDDDDEDMDDEDDMADFIVEDIDETGPSVRRQIVKKSGQATGVSSSGIQEAHEIFGDVEDLLNQRRENRDRGRRYDETGERRLEDEFEPSLLIKKYMTETDDQIRENDIPERIQISERSTGPPSLDVGDIKAEATWIRKQLESAVLVKMPALGEQEIEELEDHISNFLNFIHVQKLDLPFVAMYRKENISSLLKDPETGDYVNREKPSLKWHKVLWAARELDTKWLLLQKRKNALLAYYNKRFEEESRRIYDDTRLSLNKQLFVSIVDMLDQAESEREVDDVDSKFNLHFSPGEAGVDEGKFKIPKRKSHYGVCNKAGLWEVASKFGCSSEQFGLQISLVATKGDESDDLKETPEEVASNFTCAEFDSPQSVLKGARHMVAVEISCEPRVKKHFRSVYFDNAVVSTCPTTNGNTVIDVFHQFAGVKWLRNKPLNKFEDAQWLLIQKAEAEKLLQVTIKLPDEILSKLMTDSQEKYLSCGKSSSNQLWDEQRKLILEDAILKIILPALEKEARLLLTSRSKNWLLMEYGKRLWDKVSVAPYRRKESEIRSDGEMAPRVMACCWGPGKPTTTFVMLDAFGEIVDVLEAGSISLKSQNVTDQQRKKHDQQNLLRFMTEHQPEVVVLGATNFSCTRLKENIYEIVFKMVEENPRDMGHDMDGLSVLYGDESLPRVYENSHASSEQIPGQQGIVKRAVALGRYIQNPLAMVAALCGTEKEILSWKFSPLEIFLNADEKYEMVEQIMVDVTNQVGLDLNLAANHEWLFAPLKFISGLGPRKAASLHRSLVRAGAIVTRKDLLTSHGLGRQVFISAAGFLRIRRSGLAVSANQFVDILDDTRIHPESYSLAQEMAKDIYKAIAGDDNLEDDDDAFEMTIENLRDRPSALVSFSVDEYAKDSDRMSKIETLHGIKLEMIQGFQDWRKPYEELSQDDEFHLISGENDDSLGEGRIVKATVRRVQAQRAICSMELGLSGMLTREDYSDDCGDSDLTEKLHEGDVLTCKIKSILKDRYQVFLTCREQDMRKRQQSTETLDPYYHEDQSSLRSEQEKARREKELARKHFKSRMIVHPHFRNITADEAMEFLAGKDPGESLIRPSSRGPSYLTLTLKIHDGVYAHKDILEGGKDHKDIASLLRIGKTLKIGEDTFEDLDEVMHRYVDPLVGHLKAVLNYRKFKMGTKAEIDEILRAEKLENPMKIAYSFGISHEHPGALILTYIRSSNPHHEYIGLYPKGLKFRKQMFEDVNRLMAYFQQHINDPIHESQSAAASGGWSGSGGNDGGGRTGQYEGGRGRGRGRGRGRGRGRDSNNGGDRDGGYSDQQDSGFGGSKWSSDNKEGNTSWGSGGGGTSGGGGGWGAGDGGGGGGDSWSKKNNAEGEGGGTGSGGGGWGASSSGGGSGGGSWGNNNGGGDGGGTGGGWGDSGSKGGSGGGSWGTNNNAEDQYEGGRGRGRGRGRGRGRGRDSNNGDDRDGGYSNQQDSGFGGSKWSSDNKEGNTSWGSGGGGTSGGSGGWGAGGGGGSGNSWGKKNNAEGEGGGTGSGGGGWGASSSGGGSGGGGSWGNNNGGGDGGGTGGGWGDSGSKGGSGGGSWGTNNNAEGQYEGGRGRGRGRGRGRDSNNGGDRDGGYSDQQDSGYGGSKWSSDNKEGNTSWGSGGGGTSGGSAGWGSGGGGGGGGGGDTWGKKNNAEGEGGGTGSGGGGWGASSSGGGGSGGGGSWGNNNGGGDGGGTGGGWGGSGGGSWGTNNNAEGQYEGGRGRGRGRGRGRGRDSHSGGDRDSGYPDQQDSGYGGSKWNSDNKEGNTSWRGGGGGTSGGGGGWGAGSSGGGGDSWGNKNNAQGGDGGTGSGWGASSGGGGGSWGNKNGGGGGGGGWGDSSSKGGNGAGSWGTNNDAEGQYDGGRGRGRGRGRGRGRGRDSYSGGDRDSGYPDQQDSGYGGSKWSADNKEGNTSWKSGGSGGWGAGGGGGGNGDGGGAGVSWGNKNSAEGGGGGISSGGGGWGTRGSGEGSASGRGSWGNSSGGGGGGTGNGGGGWGDGDKKGDGGGTSSGGRGWGGNGSGGGGGGGNGSWSNKNNAGFGETGSGGGDSGGSGGGSWGNKNNAGGPGGTGNGSGGWGASGSGGGSDVGGGGNSILGNINSGGGGSGTSASVGWGDSGSKGGGGSWGNKNNDGGGLGSGSGSGGWGDGGSGGGGTSGGGKGWGGGDRGGDDKSGGGW, translated from the exons ATGGCCAGAAAAGCTGTAGTTTCCGAAGATGAAG CTGATTTTGAGGACCAAGATGTTGAGCGAGAGGACGATGATGAAGACG GACTGGATGAGTATGAGAAGGATGATTTTATTGTTGACGATGTGGATGAAGAGGATGAAGAAGATCCTGGAGAAGATGGGGCTGATGATGGAGCGAGGCgtaaaaagaagaagagaaagaa GGATTTTCAACTTGACGAGGATGATTTATTACTACTCCAGGAAGCCAATATTCCTGTTTCACGTGAAGCT GAAAACAAGTTTAAGAGATTGAAGAAAGTCAAAGGGGAACCTGAGGTGGAGCATTCTGGGTTTtgtgatgacgatgatgaggatatGGATGATGAGGATGATATGGCAGATTTTATTGTGGAAGATATAGACGAGACGGGCCCCTCCGTGAG GCGCCAGATTGTTAAGAAGTCTGGACAAGCTACTGGAGTTTCGTCATCTGGTATTCAGGAAGCCCATGAGATCTTTGGAGATGTTGAGGATCTTCTTAATCAGCGGCGAGAAAACCGTGACCGAGGTAGGAGATACGATGAGACTGGTGAAAGAAGGCTTGAAGATGAGTTTGAGCCGTCACTCCTCATAAAGAAATATATGACCGAGACTGATGATCAAATCAGGGAAAATGATATACCAGAGAGAATCCAG ATATCTGAAAGGAGTACTGGTCCTCCTTCCTTAGATGTTGGTGACATTAAAGCAGAGGCCACATGGATTAGGAAGCAGCTGGAATCTGCTGTACTTGTTAAGATGCCTGCGCTTGGGGAACAAGAGATTGAAGAGTTGGAGGATCATATTAGCAATTTTCTGAACTTCATTCATGTTCAGAAGCTTGAT CTCCCTTTCGTTGCTATGTACCGCAAGGAAAACATTTCGAGTTTATTGAAGGACCCTGAGACGGGTGATTATGTTAATCGTGAGAAACCTTCTTTGAAGTGGCATAAG GTGCTTTGGGCTGCCCGAGAGTTGGATACAAAATGGCTTCTTCTTCAAAAGCGAAAGAACGCTCTTTTGGCCTACTACAATAAGAGGTTTGAGGAAGAATCTCGCAGAATATATGATGACACTAGACTCAGTTTGAACAAGCAACTCTTTGTGTCAATTGTTGATATGCTGGATCAAGCAGAATCTGAAAGAGAAGTTGATGATGTTGACTCAAAGTTTAATTTGCATTTTTCTCCTGGTGAGGCCGGAGTGGATGAGGGGAAATTTAAAATACCGAAGCGAAAATCCCATTATGGTGTGTGCAATAAAGCTGGTTTATGGGAGGTTGCCAGCAAGTTTGGCTGTAGTTCTGAGCAGTTTGGATTGCAGATCTCTTTAGTTGCGACG AAAGGGGATGAATCAGATGATTTGAAGGAGACACCAGAAGAAGTGGCTTCGAATTTTACCTGTGCTGAGTTTGACTCACCTCAAAGTGTGTTAAAAGGTGCAAGGCACATG GTAGCAGTTGAGATAAGTTGCGAGCCTCGTGTGAAAAAACATTTTCGGAGTGTATACTTTGACAATGCGGTGGTGTCAACATGTCCTACAACTAATGGGAACACTGTCATAGACGTTTTCCATCAGTTTGCAGGTGTGAAATGGCTACGCAACAAACCATTGAACAAATTTGAGGATGCACAATGGCTCCTTATACAAAAGGCAGAAGCGGAAAAGCTTCTGCAAGTCACTATAAAACTGCCAGATGAAATCCTTAGTAAATTGATGACCGACTCTCAGGAGAAGTACCTTAGCTGTGGTAAGAGCAGCTCTAATCAACTGTGGGATGAACAGAGGAAGCTAATACTAGAAGATGCTATTTTAAAAATTATACTGCCTGCACTTGAAAAGGAAGCAAGATTGCTGTTGACCAGCAGGTCAAAGAACTGGTTGCTAATGGAATATGGCAAACGGTTGTGGGATAAAGTGTCTGTGGCTCCATATCGGCGCAAGGAGAGTGAGATTAGGTCAGATGGTGAGATGGCTCCAAGGGTCATGGCTTGTTGTTGGGGCCCAGGAAAACCAACAACCACTTTTGTTATGTTGGATGCATTTGGAGAGATCGTTGATGTACTAGAGGCTGGATCGATAAGCTTGAAGTCTCAAAATGTCACTGATCAGCAGCGTAAAAAACATGACCAGCAAAATCTTTTGAGGTTTATGACAGAACACCAACCTGAGGTGGTGGTCTTGGGTGCTACGAACTTTTCCTGCACCAGGCTGAAGGAAAATATTTATGAG ATTGTTTTTAAGATGGTTGAAGAAAATCCTAGAGATATGGGTCATGACATGGACGGGCTGAGTGTTCTCTATGGAGATGAATCTTTGCCTCGTGTATATGAAAATTCTCATGCATCGTCTGAACAGATCCCTGGTCAGCAAG GCATTGTGAAAAGAGCAGTTGCTTTGGGACGCTATATTCAGAATCCATTAGCTATGGTTGCTGCACTTTGTGGTACAGAAAAGGAAATTTTGTCATGGAAATTTAGTCCTCTTGAGATCTTTCTGAATGCTGATGAGAAatatgagatggtggaacagataaTGGTTGATGTTACTAATCAGGTGGGCCTTGATCTAAATTTGGCTGCAAATCATGAATGGCTGTTTGCCCCACTGAAATTCATCTCGGGTCTTGGGCCCAGGAAAGCAGCTTCCTTACATAGGTCATTGGTCAGGGCCGGGGCAATTGTCACACGAAAAGACTTGCTGACTAGTCATGGACTTGGAAGACAGGTATTCATTAGCGCTGCCGGTTTCTTGCGTATTAGACGCAGTGGTTTAGCTGTTAGTGCCAACCAATTTGTTGATATCTTGGATGATACAAGAATACATCCGGAGTCCTATTCTCTCGCACAAGAAATGGCAAAAGACATATACAAGGCAATTGCTGGTGATGACAAtctggaagatgatgatgatgcatTTGAGATGACAATTGAAAATCTTAGGGACAGACCAAGTGCTCTAGTATCTTTTAGTGTTGATGAATATGCTAAAGATTCTGATCGTATGTCTAAGATTGAGACCTTGCATGGCATAAAACTGGAGATGATTCAAGGGTTTCAAGACTGGCGTAAGCCATATGAAGAGCTTAGCCAAGATGATGAGTTTCATTTGATTTCTGGTGAAAATGATGATAGTCTTGGTGAAGGGCGTATTGTCAAAGCTACTGTTCGCAGGGTGCAAGCACAGAGGGCAATTTGCTCCATGGAATTAGGATTATCTGGTATGCTCACTAGGGAAGACTATTCGGATGATTGTGGGGATTCTGATTTGACTGAGAAGTTGCACGAAGGGGATGTTCTTACTTGTAAAATCAAGTCAATCCTGAAAGACAGATATCAGGTGTTTCTAACCTGCAGAGAGCAGGATATGAGAAAGAGGCAACAAAGTACAGAAACCCTGGATCCTTACTATCATGAAGACCAGAGCAGCTTACGAAGTGAGCAAGAAAAGGCTCGTAGAGAGAAGGAGCTTGCAAGGAAACATTTCAAGTCAAGGATGATTGTTCATCCTCACTTTCGGAATATCACAGCTGATGAAGCAATGGAG TTTTTAGCCGGCAAGGATCCTGGCGAGAGCCTGATTCGCCCAAGTTCTCGAGGCCCATCTTATTTGACACTAACTCTTAAGATCCATGATGGTGTATATGCTCACAAGGATATACTTGAGGGTGGGAAAGACCACAAAGATATCGCAAGCTTGCTTCGCATTGGGAAAACTCTGAAAATTGGAGAGGACACTTTCGAAGATTTGGATGAG GTTATGCATCGTTATGTCGATCCATTAGTTGGACATCTGAAGGCAGTTCTGAATTATCGGAAATTCAAGATGGGGACAAAAGCAGAAATTGATGAGATCCTTAGGGCTGAAAAGTTGGAAAACCCAATGAAGATTGCTTATTCCTTTGGGATTTCTCacgagcatcctggtgctcttaTTCTCACGTACATACGAAGTTCCAATCCGCATCATGAGTATATTGGTCTATACCCCAAGGGATTAAAATTCCGCAAACAGATGTTTGAGGATGTTAATAGGCTAATGGCATATTTTCAACAGCACATTAATGATCCCATCCATGAGTCACAGTCAGCTGCGGCATCTGGTGGATGGAGTGGCTCTGGTGGTAATGATGGTGGGGGTAGGACAG GTCAATATGAAGGTGGACGTGGGCGCGGACGCGGGCGTGGACGCGGACGCGGACGCGGAAGAGATTCTAATAATGGTGGTGACAGAGATGGTGGCTATTCTGATCAACAAGATTctggctttggtggttcaaagTGGAGCTCTGATAACAAAGAAGGGAATACCAGCTGGGGAAGCGGTGGAGGTGGAACCAGTGGTGGCGGTGGGGGTTGGGGAGCTGGcgatggtggcggtggtggtggtgacaGTTGGAGTAAGAAAAACAATGCGGAAGGTGAAGGTGGTGGAACCGGTAGTGGCGGTGGGGGGTGGGGAGCTAGTAGCAGCGGAGGAGGTAGTGGTGGTGGCAGTTGGGGTAATAACAACGGTGGAGGAGATGGAGGTGGAACCGGTGGGGGTTGGGGAGATAGCGGCAGCAAAGGAGGTAGTGGCGGTGGCAGTTGGGGTACTAACAACAATGCTGAAG ATCAATATGAAGGTGGACGTGGACGCGGGCGTGGGCGTGGTCGCGGACGCGGTCGCGGAAGAGACTCCAATAATGGTGATGACAGAGATGGTGGCTATTCTAATCAACAAGATTctggctttggtggttcaaagTGGAGCTCTGATAACAAAGAAGGGAATACAAGTTGGGGAAGCGGTGGAGGTGGAACTAGTGGTGGCAGTGGGGGTTGGGGAGCTGGCGGCGGCGGCGGCAGTGGTAACAGTTGGGGTAAGAAAAACAATGCAGAAGGTGAAGGTGGTGGAACAGGTAGTGGCGGTGGGGGGTGGGGAGCAAGTAGCAGCGGAggaggtagtggtggtggtggcagttgGGGTAATAACAACGGTGGAGGAGATGGAGGTGGAACCGGTGGGGGTTGGGGAGATAGCGGCAGCAAAGGAGGTAGTGGCGGTGGCAGTTGGGGTACTAACAACAATGCTGAAG GTCAATATGAAGGTGGACGTGGGCGTGGTCGCGGTCGCGGTCGCGGAAGAGACTCCAATAATGGTGGTGACAGAGATGGTGGCTATTCTGATCAACAAGATTCTGGCTATGGTGGTTCAAAGTGGAGCTCTGATAACAAAGAAGGGAATACCAGTTGGGGAAGCGGTGGAGGTGGAACTAGTGGTGGCAGTGCGGGTTGGGGTTctggtggcggcggcggcggcggcggcggtggtgaCACTTGGGGTAAGAAAAACAATGCAGAAGGTGAAGGTGGTGGAACAGGTAGTGGCGGTGGGGGGTGGGGAGCTAGTAGCAGTGGAggaggtggtagtggtggtggtggcagttgGGGTAATAACAACGGCGGAGGAGATGGAGGGGGAACCGGTGGGGGTTGGGGAGGTAGCGGCGGTGGCAGTTGGGGTACTAACAACAATGCTGAAG GTCAATATGAAGGTGGACGCGGACGCGGACGCGGACGCGGACGTGGACGTGGAAGAGACTCACACAGTGGTGGTGACAGAGATAGTGGCTATCCTGATCAGCAAGATTCTGGCTATGGTGGTTCGAAGTGGAACTCTGATAACAAAGAGGGGAATACAAGTTGGAGGGGTGGTGGAGGTGGAACTAGTGGCGGCGGTGGGGGTTGGGGGGCTGGTAGCAGCGGCGGTGGGGGTGATAGTTGGGGAAATAAAAACAATGCACAAGGTGGAGATGGTGGAACCGGTAGTGGTTGGGGAGCTAGtagcggcggtggtggtggcagTTGGGGTAATAAAAAcggtggtggaggtggaggtgggggTTGGGGAGATAGCAGCAGCAAAGGAGGTAATGGTGCTGGAAGTTGGGGTACGAACAACGATGCTGAAG GTCAATATGATGGTGGGCGCGGGCGCGGACGCGGGCGTGGGCGTGGACGTGGACGTGGAAGAGACTCATACAGTGGTGGTGACAGAGATAGTGGCTATCCTGATCAGCAAGATTCTGGGTATGGTGGTTCAAAGTGGAGCGCTGATAACAAAGAAGGGAATACCAGTTGGAAAAGTGGTGGCAGTGGTGGATGGGGAGCTGGGGGAGGCGGCGGAGGtaatggtgatggtggtggtgctgGCGTCAGTTGGGGTAATAAAAACAGTGCAGAAGGTGGAGGGGGTGGAATCTCTAGTGGCGGTGGGGGTTGGGGAACTCGTGGCAGTGGAGAAGGCAGTGCTAGTGGTCGTGGCAGTTGGGGTAATAGCAGTGGAGGAGGTGGAGGTGGGACTGGTAATGGTGGTGGGGGTTGGGGAGATGGTGATAAGAAGGGCGATGGAGGCGGAACCAGTAGTGGTGGTAGGGGTTGGGGAGGTAATGGCAGTGGaggcggcggcggtggtggtaaTGGCAGTTGGAGTAATAAGAACAATGCAGGGTTTGGTGAAACTGGTAGTGGCGGTGGGGATTCGGGAGGTAGTGGGGGTGGAAGTTGGGGTAACAAAAACAATGCAGGAG GTCCAGGTGGAACAGGTAATGGCAGTGGAGGTTGGGGAGCTAGTGGTAGCGGCGGAGGTAGTGATGTTGGGGGTGGCGGCAACAGCATTTTGGGTAATATCAATAGTGGAGGAGGTGGAAGTGGAACCAGTGCCAGCGTGGGTTGGGGAGATAGTGGTAGTAAAGGTGGTGGTGGCAGCTGGGGTAACAAAAACAATGACGGAGGTGGATTGGGTAGTGGGAGTGGTAGTGGGGGATGGGGAGATGGTGGCAGCGGAGGTGGTGGAACCAGTGGCGGCGGAAAGGGCTGGGGAGGTGGAGATCGTGGTGGGGATGATAAATCTGGCGGTGGCTGGTAG